The following are from one region of the Odontesthes bonariensis isolate fOdoBon6 chromosome 12, fOdoBon6.hap1, whole genome shotgun sequence genome:
- the LOC142396095 gene encoding uncharacterized protein LOC142396095 yields MEQNQEQNLKQNLKQEQNQEQNQEQNQEQNQEQNQEQNQEQNQEQNQVLKQELKQELKQELKQEQNQVVNQEQNPSTRSRAGSSSGSTGPQKHRAQEGSRWHCCKDCGKVIKRSRLRYHQRLHTGEKPYSCDQCGAAFTLLSSLKTHQRIHTGEKPFICGQCGAAFTVLCSLKKHQRTHSGEKPFICGQCGVAFNDLSNLKRHQRIHSGEKPFICGQCGAPFTDLSNLKRHQRIHSGEKPFICGQCGVAFTELGSLKTHQRSDTGEKTYSCGQCGAAFTQLSNLKRHEHIHTGEKPFICGQCGAAFTQLSNLKRHQRSHTGEKPYSCGQCGAAFTALSSLKRHQRSHTAEK; encoded by the exons atggagcagaaccaggagcagaacctgaagcagaacctgaagcaggagcagaaccaggagcagaaccaggagcagaaccaggagcagaaccaggagcagaaccaggagcagaaccaggagcagaaccaggagcagaaccaggtgctgaagcaggagctgaagcaggaactgaagcaggaactgaagcaggagcagaaccaggtggtgaaccaggagcagaacccctccaccaggagcagagccggctcatcctctgggtccaccgggccacag AAACatagagcccaagagggatccagatggcactgctgtaaggactgtgggaaagttatcaaacgatctcgtctgaggtatcatcagaggcttcatactggagagaagccatacagctgtgaccagtgtggggcagctttcactttattatctagtctaaagacgcaccaacgtattcacacaggagagaaacctttcatctgtggtcagtgtggggcagctttcactgtattatgtagtctaaagaaacaccaacgtactcactcaggagagaaacctttcatctgtggtcagtgtggggtaGCTTTCAATgatttatctaatctaaagagacaccaacgtattcactcaggagagaaacctttcatctgtggtcagtgtggggcaccTTTCACTgatttatctaatctaaagagacaccaacgtattcactcaggagagaaacctttcatctgtggtcagtgtggggtagctttcactgaattaggtagtctaaagacacaccaacgtagtgacacaggagagaagacatacagctgtggtcagtgtggggcagctttcactcaattatctaatctaaagagacacgaACATATTCACactggagagaaacctttcatctgtggtcagtgtggggcagctttcacgcaattatctaatctaaagagacaccaacgtagtcacacaggagagaagccatacagctgtggtcagtgtggggcagctttcactgcattatctagtctaaagagacaccaacgtagtcacactgcagagaaatga